From Diospyros lotus cultivar Yz01 chromosome 4, ASM1463336v1, whole genome shotgun sequence, a single genomic window includes:
- the LOC127798948 gene encoding uncharacterized protein At3g28850-like, whose translation MGCATSKPPVCRKCRAPCSPVRRSFSLHVGHPPPELQADSHQVVALTSTTLGSLMLNSLHHRIEETFPMIDDGTDGKNADEINRSKEFSMGVIEAKTWSKMINDKIPKIVPKTPTATPPGEPETINAWELMDGLEDISPLRPAHNFRSFSFHLAPNGNSLPKQIWLEMDDNDQSTSNSNATSIISEFDPEVISTFREVLEELPPASPFRVNPPDIENQPTIAGSVSPLEDEKKFKGDTGKLNKERVILYYTSLRGVRKTYEDCCHVRVILKGTGVRVDERDVSMHSGFKEELRELLGGGFASGGLPRVFLGKNYIGGAEEIRRMHEEGQLEKLLDCCEMVDDGGAGAGVCEACGDIRFVPCETCSGSCKIFYEEEEEEEEEKEEEEECDRGSEYGFQRCPYCNENGIIRCPICCD comes from the coding sequence ATGGGTTGCGCAACTTCGAAGCCGCCAGTGTGCCGGAAATGCCGGGCGCCTTGCTCGCCGGTGAGACGGAGCTTCTCGTTGCACGTCGGCCACCCGCCGCCGGAGCTACAAGCGGATAGCCACCAAGTCGTCGCTCTCACCTCCACCACCTTGGGCTCTCTCATGCTCAATTCCCTCCACCACAGAATAGAAGAAACTTTTCCGATGATAGACGACGGCACCGACGGTAAAAATGCAGACGAAATAAACAGGAGCAAGGAGTTTTCAATGGGCGTGATCGAGGCCAAGACATGGTCCAAGATGATCAACGACAAGATACCCAAAATCGTTCCAAAAACGCCCACAGCCACGCCGCCCGGTGAGCCGGAAACGATCAACGCCTGGGAATTGATGGACGGTCTCGAAGACATTAGCCCTCTTCGCCCTGCCCACAATTTCCGAAGCTTTTCCTTTCATCTTGCTCCCAATGGCAACTCACTGCCGAAGCAAATCTGGCTTGAGATGGATGATAATGATCAGTCGACCTCAAATTCAAATGCAACGTCTATAATCTCAGAGTTTGATCCCGAGGTCATTTCCACTTTCAGGGAAGTCCTCGAAGAGCTCCCTCCGGCGAGCCCGTTTCGCGTCAATCCACCGGACATCGAAAACCAGCCGACCATCGCCGGAAGTGTCTCGCCATTGGAGGACGAGAAGAAGTTCAAGGGCGACACTGGGAAGTTGAATAAAGAGAGGGTAATTTTGTACTACACAAGCCTGCGAGGGGTGAGGAAAACATACGAGGATTGTTGCCATGTTCGGGTGATTCTGAAAGGGACCGGCGTGCGAGTCGACGAGAGAGACGTTTCGATGCATTCGGGGTTCAAGGAGGAGCTAAGAGAGCTTCTGGGAGGTGGGTTCGCCAGCGGCGGCTTGCCGAGGGTGTTCCTGGGGAAAAACTACATCGGCGGGGCTGAGGAAATCCGGCGGATGCACGAGGAGGGCCAGCTCGAGAAGCTGCTGGATTGCTGCGAAATGGTGGATGACGGCGGCGCTGGCGCCGGCGTGTGTGAGGCGTGTGGTGATATAAGGTTTGTGCCATGCGAGACGTGTTCAGGGAGCTGCAAGATCTTctacgaagaagaagaagaagaagaagaagaaaaagaagaagaagaagaatgtgaTCGTGGGAGTGAATATGGCTTCCAAAGATGCCCATATTGCAATGAAAATGGGATCATCCGCTGCCCTATTTGCTGTGATTGA